The following nucleotide sequence is from uncultured Fretibacterium sp..
GGGTGGCGCACTTTTCGAGCTGTTCGAGGGTCCTGCAGGGAGAGGCTCCCTCCAGGGCGCGCACGCCGAGCTCGCCCCTCAGCCGCTCCCTGAAGGGCGCGAGGGCCTTGCGGAACTCCAGAAGCTCGAGGACGGACGGAGCTGCAATCATAACCGATTCTCAGTTTCCCTCCCTGGCAGGAGCATTCGGGATGGCGGGCACGGCAAGGATGTCGGAGCTGACCGGAGAGCTGACCGGAGAATGAAGGGCGATGTCGGCCGACGCCGCCTCCATCCGCCGAATTGACACCTCGAGCTTCACGGGGGCGAGGCGCTCCAAGTCCACCCAGCCGCGGTCGGACAGAAAGGCGATGACGGGCGGCCACACGACAGCAGCACCCCTCATGGCGTAGCTCTCCCTCATCCAGTCCGAGGGCAGGATGGGGGAGAAGATGGATACGGCGCCGTAGATGAAGAGGATAACGAAAAAGGTGCGCAGGGCGCCCGCGAACGTCCCGAAGAGGTGATCGGCCATCGACAGGTTCGCGGCCCGGATCAGGAGGTGCAGAAGGCGCCCCGCGAAGGCGAAGAGGAGGGAGACGCCCATGAAGATGGCCACGGAGCAGATCAGGGCGACGACCGTGGCGTCCCAGGAGGGGAAGTACTCCAGGACGACCCCGGCCGCGGGCCGGGCGCAGGTCCACCCGCAGAAGACGCTCGCGATAAGGCCTACAAGGGCTACGACCTCGCCCGACAGCCCCCGAATGGCGCCGCGGACGGCAAAGAAGGCCAGGAGGCAGCCCGCAGCGATATCGAACATAAAGGCAAAATTCATTACGTCTTCTCCTTCATCGTTTTGTCCGGCCCACCCGGACATCACCGGACATGGACATCAGGGCGCCGATAAGATTGCGCCGACAAGGGCCGGAAAAGGCCAAGTCCGATGCCACAGGGAAATTATAACGCAACCCGGCGGACAAGGGCGAAAAAAGCCCCCCGCGCTATGGAAGATCTGCGGGAGGCACTTTCTAGGGAGATACGCTATACGCGTTGCGGAGATGGGGCGTGGATCGGGCCGATTAGGGACCATGCGCACGAATCCAATCTCTTGAGAAGCACGTTCGCGTCATAAAAGCGCGTTGTTTGAGTTACCTGGAGCCATGTTACCTAAAATTTGGAAGAACGACGTCCTCCGATAAGCCTGGACGCAGCCACCGCTACAAGGAGCAGGATGCCGAAACCGCCGTTGCAGCCGCTCCCTCCGCTCTTCTCGGAGGAAGCCGAAGCCTCGGGGACATCGACGATCAAGGTTGTGGCGTAATAGTCGAAATTCCTGTCCGCTCCCGACACGGGGATACCGTGCATGATTCCGAAACAGTTATACCCCGCGTGCTTTATGGTGAACTCGAAGGTTCCGTCCGCCGCGGTCTTCGCAACCTCCTTGGTATTCGTGGGACCCTCATCGCCTGTGACGGACGGAGACTGCTGGTCGGCCCACTCTACCTTGGCATTGGGCAGGGGCTTGCCCTTGAACAGCGCCCTGAACTTAACCGTCTTTCCAGCAGAAAACTCGGCGACCTCGCTCATCGGTACGATCTCAAACACTTCATCGCCGCCCGCCGGCTTCGTGGACAGG
It contains:
- a CDS encoding CvpA family protein, with translation MNFAFMFDIAAGCLLAFFAVRGAIRGLSGEVVALVGLIASVFCGWTCARPAAGVVLEYFPSWDATVVALICSVAIFMGVSLLFAFAGRLLHLLIRAANLSMADHLFGTFAGALRTFFVILFIYGAVSIFSPILPSDWMRESYAMRGAAVVWPPVIAFLSDRGWVDLERLAPVKLEVSIRRMEAASADIALHSPVSSPVSSDILAVPAIPNAPAREGN